A window of Megachile rotundata isolate GNS110a chromosome 11, iyMegRotu1, whole genome shotgun sequence genomic DNA:
CAGCCATAAATTAACAAAGAAAGTAATAATGtcataatattttacataataaaatagaTATATCAACATTATACCATAATGTACACCAAGAACAATAACTAAATAAAGTGGATAAAATTCATAACATACAGCAATAGCAAGTACACGtgctaaaatgaaaaaaaaccaCCATAGGAAGCataaaaattttccaacagGATCATCTTCTTCTAAACCTTTCTTTGAATATCTTCGTTgtggaattcttaaattttgtttgctATCACTATTTTGATTTATTTCCGTAACAGACTGTGATTTAATAAATGCTTCAGATTCCTGATGTTCCGTAATTGTACAAATAGAGTCCGGTCGTGGTGGAGCTGGTACATCCGGTATAGGTAAAGGTGCAACTGATGTAATCCCACGTAGAGGAGTTGGAGGTggtataatttgtacattttttggcGGTAAAGGAGGAGTCACAGATACTTGACGGTCTaaaggaatatgggaaattgacTGTTCCCTTTCTTCATTTTGAACTTTAGTAGATTCCTTTTGATCTGCTGAATCTTGTACTGCTTCATTTGCATGTACAGCATTTTCTCCTTTTACATTACATGATTTTAAGGGAGTCCTTTCTTCGAGATCACAGAATTCCTGTTTATAGGAATGCaattaatatcaaaataaataacatattataataCTGATTATATAACATCTTGAATCAAAATACCTGAATGCAATATTTTTTCAGCCACATTGCCCATGGTAATGTCCTTCCATTAATACGTTGACTTTCAAATCTTTGAAAAGAGGTAGTTTGAATAGCAAGTATCACAATAGACATCAGAATAGAAATTGCCTTTATAAccactataaaaatattattagcagcagtgttacatttataatttaattgtaattaggTTATATAcaacataataaattaaaatacctGATTGATGGCTTTGGTGGGAAGATCCTTCGCGAAAAAGTAAATGTATTTGAAAAATAGCTTGAGGAGCAGCTTGAAACCATgcttgtaaaaaaaaatataattctatagCTGCAGGAGCAGCTGCTATATTTAGAGTCTTTGTTCTCTCTTTTCCAGTTAAAATAATAGCATCTATGCATAATACTATGAGACCTGCGTACCTAATGAACAGTTAcacaatatattaataattgcattaatgttaattttaattttaagtataaaatgtacctataaagagaaaagaaaacaaaTCCAATCAGCTGACAAAATTGTAGACAAAACCAAACTACTATGCCTTTTGTTAATTTATCATTATCAGTCATCCACCAATCTGGTCTTGAAACAGTTAACATAAAGTATGCAATTGCTGGTGCATACATGAAAGCAATTGTACAACATCCCCATACAGGATTATTTTCCTTAAAATGTTGTATAGCAACCACTAAGTCCGCAGAGAAATGaattacatatacaatacacGAGATCAATGTTGGAATTAAAAAAACAAGATAAATTTGTTCAGTTGATTTCAAAGGAACTTGCAGGAAACGAGTAGATTTCTTCTCACAAACTGAATCCAAAGTGTTTGCCATGTTTTGGGATTAGATGAATTTGATctattttttcatctttttattttttccaaTAATACTGCTGGCTTTAATATCttgaaattattgtataatcaGCTGAAATATAAAGTTCTTATTTAAAAGATaggtaattaataaatattttaaagaaaagtaaacataaaaatttatattgaaatactgtaaatttaaataaaagcaatatttattataaagttaTATACATTACCTAAGATACAGTTTTTTTATtcacagaaaaataaaatagcttTGTTAAAAAATCAAGTCACAAATTTCTTACCTCAGGATTATATCCTGAGTTACAGTATAAAACATTATCTTTTATCTGACAAATCACGAAAGCAAAGTAAAACTGTTGATAATACAAATGATCCAAAAATGGTAAGGATAAATTATCCTTATCACGTTCTAGCGAATGCACAATACCAAAGttagatataaaataaatttaatcgagGTAAAGGTAAGTGCGTATGTATTTAAATGATTAGTCAGCGTTTGAAATGAAATTGATAATTCGATAAGATTCCATTTTGCTAGACAGCGATAAAGCGTCTACCGATATGAACGCTGCCTCTGTGGCGAATGCTATAGAAAGAGTAATCAGCAGATACAAATGAAATAAGAAAGATGAGGAGAGGGGAGTGGGGATATTCATCTATAACGGGCAACTACGCCTGCGGGGTTGCGATGTACAAATGTGAAAATGATATATACTTATAATTGACAGATAGTCAACTTTtctgtttgaaaattaaaaaatttttaattactgtatATCCAAATTTaactatgattttatttttttcaagtacactaaaatttaatttttgtaacattcttAATACTTATTGATAAAAGTCATTAAAACATAGAACATGATATATTTGAATGAATATCATGCAATTATAGATTCCTTAAAGAAGCATTTATTCACTTTTTACAAACTATTTAggtttttataacaaaattgtaacaTAGCGAATGCTGGTTCcacaatttttatcaatttttattttgtacagttTCATTTTCCTTATTTTCTAGAGGTTCTAGATCAGACAAAAATGCATTATATTGTTCCATGATATCTTCAGTTGTACCTCTACTTTTGTCATCATAATCAGGACCAACTGACCACAGAGTTTCTAGATCATATACAGGTCTGgcagattttgaaaaaatatgtacTGCAATATTTcctaaaaaatgaaggaaaCAAACAGTAACATAATAATACGTTCAATTATAATAAGTAACATACCTAAATCCATAGCTATCCATTGTTTTGAATCTTTCCCTTCTATCCTTGGTATAAAATCTGTTTTGtgtctttttaatttatatactttgagAATGAAAGCAGCAAGTGCTTGCATATGTTTGTTTGATGTACCTGAAACTACAACTATGTAGTCGACGTATGATAATTCAGGAGGTACTGAAgccacaaaaatatttttagcatTATCCTTTCGTAGCAATGATACAAGGTCCTCTATTTCAAATACACCACTTGTCCCACCTAATAAATACTTTCATTAACTTTTAcatgttacataaaattatttttcattatatgtACTTTAGTGCATCTTAACTTACGTTCCAAATTAATACCCTCATAAGGATCACGAACCTCCTCactaattcttaaatcttctAAATTAATTGTTTCTTGTTTTTCACTGACATCAAAAATGATTTCTGCATTTTCGTCATCCAAAACTTCGTGAGTGATATTAATGGAACCAGCtaggttatgtgatcgattttgCGAATAATCatctttattaaatttttgattgtttgttgacaaatttttaacttgtttTAATAAAGAATATGTTATTATACTATTCCTGTGTGGTTTAGAATATTCACATAATAATTTCCTTGAACGCGATAAGTTTTGTAAAAGACGCATTCGCATGATGCTGCATACAACAAACAAGGTTATGTTTATACTGATGTAATGATAACATTATTGTTATAGTAACttgaacataacctataataCCTTAAGCAAACATAACCATAAACTATACGAACGTCTTAACCTTAATCATGACATGAGaataaagaacaatattttatgtaatttaaaagatcaatttattaaattgtacaaggtgcatacattaataaaatgagtCCTCTGTACTAGAAACATTTATAGCAAGTGTCAGATTGTAGAATTAACCAGGTTTACGGTCACGTTGGTGTTATTTCTATACCTGAAACATTACAAGATcataagattaaaaataaaatatttaaagtttgaagcaaaactttcatttatttttattaatatacttacagaGATTGTGAATTAAGGTTTACTTGGACCTCGCACGCATCTTCCTCCTTTTACGCTTCAACCTCCGCATTCTCTTTTTACGCCACTGTAAACGTAAAGTTCAATTAACCTCAAAGTTTATTATAGCTTTATATTCGTCATTTTATGCACGCAAAAATAGTAATTACATTagaaaataatgtttataaagtctcaaatataacaaaaacgTGGTAATCATAAAGATGTGTCAAGAAAGCATGCAACAAATCACTAacgaaatatttataatgtttaagAAGCCCATAAATAATaccgtataaaaataataatgtttataaataatataattattgctTTACCTTCGCTCTCATTTTAAATGATCGAAATTTCTAGATTACTCTAGAATATTTCGATTGTCGTCAAGTTTACTCCTTCAGCGACTATCGCCTCTTGACGCCAACATGGAAGAGAACCGCTAATATTGTGAGCGCCTGTTTCCCTGAGAACTGCTATGAACCGGAAACATTAAACATAATAGTTTACACGTTTATCTCTAGAGGGCCAGGATATggtatatgcatatatatatgtacacataaacTGCAAATTTGTAACAgattatattattaaacgtaAAAGCATGGAGTATTGTAAAACAAGGAATTGCCAttcaaatgtacaatttaaaacaACCTTTGTTacatattaatacttttttacattttatcttAATGTAATAGCGTGTATGTTTTAAATGTTATCAGTTTTCGCGCGAAAATTCACGCTCTGTACTTTCCCGCGTTTAAAGTGCATTCCCGCGAAAAAGCGCGCTGAGCAATACGTGATACACAGTAAGTGCGTTTGGCACAAGCAACATATAAAGAATTAAGTTTAAAGAATATTCTGTATGTTGAAACTAATGAATTAAGATTATTGAATGCAGAGTTTAAAgtgtattaacaaaattttatataattgttttgTAAACGAAACATTGTTggttacaaaataacaaaataaggaTGTTAAAAAGTTGacgttataaattttatttttaatgaaaaataaaatttgttgagtATCAAAGAATTTTTGTGTAGCTGTCTTGAAACGTATATAAAATGTCAGGCATTCAAACGACAATTCCATTCACTGTGAGGAAAAAGTGCTCATTTTATGGAAGcaaaaataatgtaacaaaaCAAGATTTTACTGATGCGACTGTCAGAGAGTCTTCTTACAAGTATACACCAACTGTGAAAAAGGTTATTACTTTGAGCAGTAGTGAATCAGATTCAGATTCAGATGTGGAAAATGTGTtagtgaaaaataatataaaactttGCGATAAAGATGCCACTGTTCAAACTCCACGACATACTAGGAAGTCTACTGAATCTAATGGTATGTAAATGAGATTCATTGTACTTTTAAACTTTTCTTTGTGCAGACTATTAAAGAAGATATTAATATGTTTATTTCAGAAGATCATGGTTCAACACCTCCTAAACAAAAGAAATTATCAGTGCCAGTATTGTCTCCATCAACACCTTCTACCCTTTTTAATAAGTTGAATATAATGACATCTCCTGAGAGAGAAGAAAAATTAGCTCCTAAGAAATTATTTAGTTTTGAAAAGTATCGAAATGCCCGTAAAGCTTTACATAGTTCAGTACCTGAAAATTTACCTGGTAGAGAGATGGAATTACAACAATTACAAGACTTTATGacagaacatttaaaaaatgaaagatcAGGTTCTCTGTATGTATCAGGACCTCCTGGTACTGGAAAAACAGCATGTCTTTCTAAGTTAATGTTAAAACCTGAGTTTAAATCACAATTCAAAGTTGTTTACGTTAATTGTACAACTATGAAATCTGCTACTACGATCTATGCAAAAATTATTCAAGAGCTAGGTTTATCCACTCCAAAAACTGTGAAGGACAAGAAACTAGCTATTGAGAAATATTTAATCTCTAAACATAAAATGTTATTAATGATTTTGGATGAAATAGATCAACTAGAAAGTAAAAATCAATCTGTTTTATATTCCATTTTTGAATGGCCATCGATAtgcaattcaaaattaattttggttgGCATTGCTAATGCCTTAGATTTAACAGATAGAATATTACCTAGATTACAAGCTAGATGTGAATTGAAACCAAAGTTAATGCATTTTTCACCATATACAAAGCAGCAAATATGTAACATAATATCAGAGAGATTAAGTGAAGCAAAAGTATCTGATTTATTCACTGGACCTGCAATACAGATGTTATCTGGTAAAGTTGCTGCTATTTCTGGAGATATTAGGAGAGCACTGGATATTAGTAGAAGAGTAATTGAGTTTGCAGAATCTCATAAATTGGAACAAGTGTTGCAACcaacaaataataaaagtacgttatttattataaaatgaatttaaaggGAAGTAAATTGTTAtgcttaataaaatattacttttgtAGTAGAAACAGGTATGGGTAGTCCCAAGAAACAACCACCAGGAGATAAGCCAGTAGACTTGAAAGAAATCATTACAGTTTTAAATGATGTCTATGGAGGAtctcaaaatattgaaaaagaagaaagcACATTTCCTttacaacaaaaattattattatgttcTCTTTTACTCATTTTAAATAAGGGAAGAATTAAAGATGTAACAGTGGGAAGAGTAAGTTTATAATAGCGAAATATCCTgggataaaaatataattttttcctATAACACCATAAATGTTTCAGTTGCATGAAGTATACAAGAAAGTTTGCAGGAAACGGAATATTCATGCTGTTGATGCA
This region includes:
- the RsfS312 gene encoding ribosomal silencing factor RsfS-like protein, 312; amino-acid sequence: MRMRLLQNLSRSRKLLCEYSKPHRNSIITYSLLKQVKNLSTNNQKFNKDDYSQNRSHNLAGSINITHEVLDDENAEIIFDVSEKQETINLEDLRISEEVRDPYEGINLERGTSGVFEIEDLVSLLRKDNAKNIFVASVPPELSYVDYIVVVSGTSNKHMQALAAFILKVYKLKRHKTDFIPRIEGKDSKQWIAMDLGNIAVHIFSKSARPVYDLETLWSVGPDYDDKSRGTTEDIMEQYNAFLSDLEPLENKENETVQNKN
- the Cdc6 gene encoding cell division cycle 6; this encodes MSGIQTTIPFTVRKKCSFYGSKNNVTKQDFTDATVRESSYKYTPTVKKVITLSSSESDSDSDVENVLVKNNIKLCDKDATVQTPRHTRKSTESNEDHGSTPPKQKKLSVPVLSPSTPSTLFNKLNIMTSPEREEKLAPKKLFSFEKYRNARKALHSSVPENLPGREMELQQLQDFMTEHLKNERSGSLYVSGPPGTGKTACLSKLMLKPEFKSQFKVVYVNCTTMKSATTIYAKIIQELGLSTPKTVKDKKLAIEKYLISKHKMLLMILDEIDQLESKNQSVLYSIFEWPSICNSKLILVGIANALDLTDRILPRLQARCELKPKLMHFSPYTKQQICNIISERLSEAKVSDLFTGPAIQMLSGKVAAISGDIRRALDISRRVIEFAESHKLEQVLQPTNNKIETGMGSPKKQPPGDKPVDLKEIITVLNDVYGGSQNIEKEESTFPLQQKLLLCSLLLILNKGRIKDVTVGRLHEVYKKVCRKRNIHAVDASEFFSLCSLIETRGILKLIRKKEPRLSKINLEWDQEELDAALQDKNMMAEIINDVTCL
- the LOC100882388 gene encoding uncharacterized protein LOC100882388, giving the protein MANTLDSVCEKKSTRFLQVPLKSTEQIYLVFLIPTLISCIVYVIHFSADLVVAIQHFKENNPVWGCCTIAFMYAPAIAYFMLTVSRPDWWMTDNDKLTKGIVVWFCLQFCQLIGFVFFSLYRYAGLIVLCIDAIILTGKERTKTLNIAAAPAAIELYFFLQAWFQAAPQAIFQIHLLFREGSSHQSHQSVVIKAISILMSIVILAIQTTSFQRFESQRINGRTLPWAMWLKKYCIQEFCDLEERTPLKSCNVKGENAVHANEAVQDSADQKESTKVQNEEREQSISHIPLDRQVSVTPPLPPKNVQIIPPPTPLRGITSVAPLPIPDVPAPPRPDSICTITEHQESEAFIKSQSVTEINQNSDSKQNLRIPQRRYSKKGLEEDDPVGKFLCFLWWFFFILARVLAIAVCYEFYPLYLVIVLGVHYGIMLIYLFYYVKYYDIITFFVNLWLGLVYIISLIEYRIKFKYADRWVLPYYVFVLAQNTLLTLGWYFYADWDGFWYTYIFYVILGSMSLCVLSTLFYCTLLKPKKHRVYTS